In a genomic window of Xylophilus rhododendri:
- a CDS encoding diguanylate cyclase, whose protein sequence is MNLRFSERSLATQMAVVFGVLATLLALLLSFSFGEMLRGRIRNDAGAALRVVTYTVAHQFEAQLSSRNEQVTVLSRAPGLWEQGLDSPAVAQLLARMQNLTPDNRWIGVADADGVVHNATGHLLQGASVAQRPWFSKGLEGPYVGDIHPAVMLSKLLGAPAEGHETAEPLRFVDFAAPVVVAGKTIGVLCVHASWEWADQVVKLALPPEARSTGLQVFVFDRDGRVIFAQGQKTSALLAQGFRGPDVPTNNEGLYTGVLAWNDGVEYLTSAAPVPAASAVTDLGWRIVVRQPISLAYSLVRDATSAVLLIGAVASVIASLLAYRAARSLSRHLHGIALAARRVEAGAPGAGMPVFGGSSEVTALSSALRNMTVQLLASNSRMEQQVRVRTRELLSANSALDRQARSDPLTGVLNRRGLEERLRLAVASARRGLRPLSVAMLDADYFKRINDQFGHEVGDAVLRQLAEILRTRLRASDAVARLGGEEFIAVLPDTDLEGAMALAESLRHAIETHIDKVYGNITVSIGVAVGMGTEVDGASLLRAADEALYRAKAEGRNRVCAASGSTAEAPASS, encoded by the coding sequence GTGAATCTTAGATTCTCGGAACGCAGCCTCGCCACCCAGATGGCGGTGGTCTTCGGCGTTCTGGCCACCCTGCTCGCGCTGCTGCTGAGCTTTTCCTTCGGGGAAATGCTGCGCGGCCGTATCCGCAATGATGCGGGCGCTGCGCTGCGCGTGGTCACTTATACGGTGGCCCATCAGTTCGAGGCGCAGCTGAGCAGCCGCAACGAGCAGGTCACCGTGCTCTCGCGGGCGCCCGGGCTGTGGGAGCAAGGCCTGGACAGCCCGGCGGTGGCGCAGCTGCTGGCGCGCATGCAGAACCTCACGCCGGACAACCGCTGGATCGGCGTGGCCGATGCGGACGGCGTGGTGCACAACGCCACCGGCCACCTGCTGCAGGGCGCCTCGGTCGCGCAGCGGCCCTGGTTCAGCAAGGGCCTCGAAGGGCCTTATGTGGGCGACATCCATCCGGCCGTGATGCTGAGCAAGCTGCTCGGCGCGCCGGCCGAGGGCCACGAGACCGCCGAGCCGCTGCGTTTCGTCGATTTCGCCGCCCCCGTCGTCGTGGCCGGCAAGACCATCGGCGTGCTGTGCGTGCACGCCAGCTGGGAATGGGCCGACCAGGTGGTGAAGCTGGCGCTGCCGCCGGAAGCGCGCAGCACCGGCTTGCAGGTTTTCGTTTTCGACCGCGACGGCCGGGTGATCTTCGCCCAGGGCCAGAAGACCAGCGCCCTGCTGGCCCAAGGCTTCCGCGGCCCGGATGTGCCCACCAACAACGAAGGCCTCTATACCGGCGTGCTCGCCTGGAACGACGGCGTCGAATACCTGACCTCGGCCGCGCCGGTGCCGGCCGCCTCGGCGGTGACCGACCTGGGCTGGCGCATCGTGGTGCGCCAGCCGATCAGCCTGGCCTATTCGCTGGTGCGCGATGCGACTTCCGCCGTGTTGCTGATCGGCGCCGTGGCCAGCGTGATCGCCTCGCTGCTGGCCTACCGCGCCGCCCGCAGCCTGAGCCGCCACCTGCATGGCATCGCCCTGGCGGCGCGTCGCGTGGAAGCCGGTGCGCCCGGCGCCGGCATGCCGGTGTTCGGCGGCAGCAGCGAGGTGACGGCGCTGTCCTCTGCGCTGCGCAACATGACGGTGCAGCTGCTGGCCTCCAACAGCCGCATGGAGCAGCAGGTGCGGGTGCGCACCCGCGAGTTGCTGTCGGCCAATTCGGCGCTGGACCGCCAGGCCCGCAGCGATCCGCTGACCGGCGTGCTCAACCGCCGCGGCCTGGAAGAACGCCTGCGCCTGGCAGTCGCCAGCGCCCGGCGCGGCCTGCGTCCGCTGTCCGTGGCCATGCTGGACGCCGACTACTTCAAGCGCATCAACGACCAGTTCGGCCATGAAGTGGGCGACGCGGTGCTGCGCCAGCTGGCCGAGATCCTGCGCACGCGGCTGCGCGCCTCGGATGCGGTGGCGCGGCTGGGTGGGGAGGAATTCATCGCCGTGCTGCCCGATACCGACCTGGAGGGCGCCATGGCCCTGGCGGAATCCTTGCGTCATGCCATCGAGACGCATATCGACAAGGTCTACGGCAACATCACCGTGAGCATCGGCGTGGCCGTGGGCATGGGGACGGAAGTGGACGGCGCCTCGCTGCTGCGCGCCGCCGACGAGGCGCTCTACCGCGCCAAGGCCGAGGGCCGCAACCGGGTCTGCGCGGCCAGCGGCTCGACGGCGGAAGCGCCGGCCTCGTCCTGA
- the guaD gene encoding guanine deaminase, with protein sequence MKAYRSRILRFDPASQQPLFDEDGLLVVGPDAEGRQKVLAVGDHATLSRQYPQVPVEHLPGRIIAPGFIDLHIHFPQTDVIGAPAEGLLPWLENYTFPHESRYAEEAHAAELAPVFVDELLRNGVTTALAFATSHPSSVEALFAEAQKRSLRLITGKVLQDRNSPDGVRDQTEQSLIDTEALIRKWHGVDRLGYAITPRFAPTSTTAQLRGAGELAAKYPDVWIQSHVAENLGEVEWVRQLFPESRSYLAVYDEFGLMRERAIYAHCIWFDDTDRALMQERRTAAAVSPTSNLFLGSGFFDYAGADRAGFAYGLASDVGGGTSFSPFHTMLAAYYVGREGQTKTGLSLTPGQLWWQHTGGGAQALGLAGTVGNLAPGCEADFVVLNPDATPLLSRKTRGARNLDELLFAMIVLGDDRLIERTVISQAG encoded by the coding sequence ATGAAAGCCTATCGCTCCCGCATCCTGCGTTTCGACCCCGCCAGCCAGCAGCCCCTGTTCGACGAAGACGGCCTGCTGGTGGTGGGGCCGGACGCCGAGGGCCGGCAGAAGGTGCTGGCCGTCGGCGACCACGCCACCCTGTCGCGCCAGTACCCGCAAGTTCCCGTCGAACACCTGCCGGGCCGCATCATCGCCCCGGGTTTCATCGACCTGCACATCCACTTTCCCCAGACCGATGTGATCGGCGCGCCGGCCGAAGGCCTGCTGCCCTGGCTGGAGAACTACACCTTCCCGCACGAGAGCCGCTATGCCGAAGAGGCCCATGCCGCCGAGCTGGCGCCGGTCTTCGTCGATGAGCTGCTGCGCAACGGCGTGACCACCGCCCTGGCCTTCGCCACCTCGCATCCGTCCTCCGTCGAGGCGCTTTTTGCAGAGGCGCAGAAGCGCTCGCTGCGCTTGATCACCGGCAAGGTGCTGCAAGACCGGAATTCGCCCGACGGCGTGCGCGACCAGACCGAGCAGAGCCTGATCGACACCGAGGCCCTGATCCGCAAATGGCACGGCGTGGACCGCCTGGGCTACGCGATCACCCCGCGCTTCGCGCCCACCAGCACCACGGCGCAGCTGCGCGGCGCGGGCGAGCTGGCGGCGAAATATCCGGACGTGTGGATCCAGTCCCATGTGGCCGAGAACCTCGGCGAGGTGGAGTGGGTCAGGCAGCTGTTCCCCGAATCGCGCAGCTATCTCGCCGTCTACGACGAATTCGGCCTGATGCGCGAGCGTGCGATTTATGCCCACTGCATCTGGTTCGACGACACGGACCGCGCCCTGATGCAGGAGCGTCGCACGGCCGCGGCCGTCAGCCCCACCAGCAATCTGTTCCTGGGCAGCGGCTTCTTCGACTACGCCGGCGCCGACCGCGCCGGCTTCGCCTACGGCCTGGCCAGCGACGTGGGCGGCGGCACCAGCTTCAGCCCCTTCCACACCATGCTGGCGGCTTACTACGTGGGCCGCGAAGGGCAGACCAAGACGGGTCTGTCGCTCACGCCCGGCCAGCTCTGGTGGCAGCACACCGGCGGCGGCGCGCAGGCGCTGGGCCTGGCCGGCACAGTCGGCAACCTGGCGCCGGGTTGCGAGGCGGACTTCGTCGTGCTGAACCCGGACGCCACGCCGCTGCTCTCGCGCAAGACACGCGGGGCACGCAATCTCGACGAGCTGCTCTTCGCCATGATCGTGCTCGGCGACGACCGGCTGATCGAACGCACGGTGATCTCGCAGGCCGGGTAG
- a CDS encoding FMN-dependent NADH-azoreductase, giving the protein MKVLHLDSSSLGAVSVSRQIGAAVAAELAGASGSVVYRDLTAQPIAHLDGNLIAAMRPAPGATPPEDAAVKAELALNETLLAELFASEAIVIGAPMYNFSVPSQLKAWIDRVAQAGRTFRYGASGPEGLVGDRKVVIVSSRGGKYAGMPFEAALDHQEAYLRGVLGFFGIKDVTVIRAEGIGMGPEARDAAIAAALAQVDGLTAAA; this is encoded by the coding sequence ATGAAAGTCCTGCACCTCGATTCCAGCTCCCTGGGCGCCGTTTCCGTCTCGCGCCAGATCGGCGCCGCCGTCGCTGCCGAACTGGCCGGCGCTTCGGGCAGCGTGGTCTACCGCGACCTGACCGCCCAGCCGATCGCCCACCTCGACGGCAATCTGATCGCCGCCATGCGTCCCGCACCCGGCGCCACGCCGCCCGAAGACGCGGCCGTCAAGGCCGAGCTGGCCCTGAACGAGACCCTGCTGGCCGAGCTGTTCGCCTCGGAAGCCATCGTCATCGGCGCGCCCATGTACAACTTCAGCGTGCCCAGCCAGCTCAAGGCCTGGATCGACCGCGTGGCACAGGCCGGCCGCACCTTCCGCTACGGCGCCTCGGGCCCCGAAGGCCTGGTCGGCGACCGCAAGGTGGTGATCGTGTCCTCGCGCGGCGGCAAGTACGCCGGCATGCCCTTCGAGGCAGCGCTGGACCACCAGGAAGCCTATCTGCGCGGCGTGCTGGGTTTCTTCGGCATCAAGGACGTGACGGTGATCCGCGCCGAAGGCATCGGCATGGGCCCGGAAGCCCGCGACGCGGCCATCGCCGCCGCCCTGGCCCAGGTCGATGGCCTGACCGCCGCAGCCTGA
- a CDS encoding LysR substrate-binding domain-containing protein, with translation MKTQAAQLPEELPDLNDMAYFAKVVEYGGFSAAARALGLQTSLLSRRLSALEARLGVRLLQRSTRRIALTDVGHQYLQHCKALMAEAQSAQAVIEATHETPRGLVRMSCPLGFLENGVGRILARYLADWPEVRLQVEASNRRVDVIEEGFDIALRVRRPPLEDSGLVVRTLISGGAILVGSPALLDRCGRPASLEDLERMPSMGFGWVAGRHSWHLVAPDGSTHVHAHTPRLTVDDFTTLRQAALDGVGIVSLPAYVVRQALAEGTLEQVLPQCHLGEGIAHAVFPTRLGLSPAVRLLIDALVEGFATSIRI, from the coding sequence ATGAAAACCCAGGCCGCGCAATTGCCGGAAGAACTTCCGGACCTCAACGACATGGCTTATTTCGCCAAGGTGGTGGAGTACGGCGGCTTCAGCGCTGCGGCGCGCGCGCTGGGCCTGCAGACCTCCCTGCTGAGCCGCCGGCTGTCGGCGCTGGAGGCCCGGCTGGGCGTGCGCCTGCTGCAGCGCAGCACCCGGCGCATCGCCCTGACGGACGTCGGCCACCAATACCTGCAGCACTGCAAGGCGCTGATGGCCGAGGCGCAGTCGGCGCAGGCCGTGATCGAGGCCACGCACGAGACGCCGCGCGGCCTGGTGCGCATGTCCTGCCCGCTGGGTTTCCTGGAGAACGGCGTCGGCCGCATCCTGGCGCGCTACCTGGCCGACTGGCCCGAGGTGCGGCTGCAGGTCGAGGCAAGCAACCGCCGGGTGGACGTGATCGAGGAAGGCTTCGACATCGCCTTGCGGGTGCGCCGGCCGCCGCTGGAAGATTCCGGCCTGGTGGTGCGCACCCTGATCTCCGGCGGCGCCATCCTGGTCGGCAGCCCCGCCCTGCTGGACCGCTGCGGCCGTCCGGCCAGCCTGGAAGACCTGGAACGCATGCCCAGCATGGGTTTCGGCTGGGTGGCCGGCCGGCACAGCTGGCATCTGGTGGCGCCCGACGGCAGCACCCATGTGCACGCCCATACGCCGCGCCTGACGGTGGACGACTTCACCACCCTGCGCCAGGCCGCGCTGGACGGCGTGGGCATCGTCAGCCTGCCCGCCTATGTGGTGCGCCAGGCGCTGGCCGAGGGCACGCTGGAGCAGGTGCTGCCCCAGTGTCACCTGGGCGAAGGCATCGCCCATGCGGTCTTCCCGACCCGGCTCGGGCTCTCGCCGGCGGTGCGGCTGCTGATCGATGCGCTGGTGGAGGGTTTCGCCACCAGCATCCGCATCTAG
- a CDS encoding adenosine deaminase, protein MNQPAFDIPAVPAARLPDLLRAMPKAELHIHIEGSLEPELIFALAERNGVSLPYASVEALRQAYAFSNLQSFLDIYYAGASVLLKEQDFHDMAMAYFERAAADKVLRAELFFDPQTHTARGVPMATVIDGLHRACVDAKAAFGIDAALILCFLRHLSEDEAIETLQQALPHLDKIIGVGLDSSEVGHPPEKFARVFARCGELGLHRVAHAGEEGPPAYIRSALDVLHAERIDHGVQAVHDPVLMQRLAAGRIPLTVCPLSNQKLCVFPDLADHNLRALLDAGLCATVNSDDPAYFGGYMNDNFLQVFAATGLDARHAYQLGRNAFEGSFASDELKRGYIAQLDAVFESFR, encoded by the coding sequence ATGAACCAGCCCGCCTTCGACATTCCCGCCGTGCCGGCCGCCCGCCTGCCCGATCTGCTGCGGGCCATGCCCAAGGCCGAGCTGCACATCCACATCGAGGGTTCGCTGGAGCCCGAGCTGATCTTCGCCCTGGCCGAGCGCAATGGCGTGAGCCTGCCCTACGCCAGCGTGGAGGCGCTGCGCCAGGCCTATGCCTTCAGCAATCTGCAGAGTTTCCTGGACATCTACTACGCCGGTGCCAGCGTGCTGCTGAAGGAGCAGGACTTCCACGACATGGCGATGGCCTACTTCGAGCGTGCCGCGGCCGACAAGGTGCTGCGCGCCGAACTCTTCTTCGATCCGCAGACCCACACGGCGCGCGGTGTGCCGATGGCGACCGTCATCGACGGCCTGCACCGCGCCTGCGTGGATGCCAAGGCGGCCTTCGGCATCGACGCGGCGCTGATCCTGTGTTTCCTGCGCCACCTCAGCGAGGACGAGGCGATCGAGACGCTGCAGCAGGCGCTGCCGCATCTCGACAAGATCATCGGCGTGGGCCTGGATTCGAGCGAGGTCGGCCATCCGCCGGAGAAGTTCGCCCGGGTATTCGCCCGCTGCGGCGAACTCGGCCTGCACCGCGTGGCCCATGCCGGCGAGGAGGGACCGCCGGCCTATATCCGCAGCGCGCTCGACGTGCTGCATGCCGAACGCATCGACCACGGCGTGCAGGCGGTGCACGATCCGGTGCTGATGCAGCGCCTGGCGGCCGGGCGGATTCCGCTGACGGTCTGCCCGCTGTCCAACCAGAAGCTCTGCGTCTTCCCCGACCTGGCCGACCACAACCTGCGCGCACTGCTGGACGCCGGCCTATGCGCCACCGTCAATTCGGACGACCCGGCCTATTTCGGCGGCTACATGAACGACAACTTCCTGCAGGTCTTCGCCGCCACCGGCCTGGATGCACGCCATGCCTACCAGCTGGGCCGCAACGCCTTCGAGGGCAGCTTCGCCAGCGATGAGTTGAAGCGCGGCTATATCGCGCAGCTCGACGCGGTCTTCGAGTCCTTCCGCTAG